A single Crateriforma conspicua DNA region contains:
- a CDS encoding DUF4404 family protein — translation MIRVISRYSRLASPFTPIGSPKMRTELEKTLDDLHHQLESAATLDQDQRARLRQAVTEIRQSLDREDVSSQTLASRLREATEQFQVEHPSLTNSVGRVADILSQMGI, via the coding sequence TTGATTCGTGTTATTTCGCGATACAGCAGGCTCGCCTCTCCCTTCACCCCCATCGGCAGCCCCAAGATGCGGACCGAACTGGAAAAAACACTCGACGACCTGCACCACCAATTGGAGTCCGCCGCGACGTTGGATCAGGACCAGCGGGCAAGATTGCGGCAGGCGGTGACCGAAATCCGCCAAAGCCTGGATCGGGAGGACGTCAGTTCCCAGACCCTGGCGTCAAGGTTGCGAGAGGCGACCGAGCAGTTTCAGGTCGAGCACCCGTCGCTGACCAACAGTGTCGGTCGCGTCGCCGACATCCTGTCGCAAATGGGCATCTAG
- a CDS encoding sigma-54-dependent transcriptional regulator: protein MKLLLVDHDDDFRQGCARWMQHKGHRVTQATCGVEALQLCERHGYDVVVIDIDMPGVTGLEFLQRVRQDDLDLEVVILTGQGSISSAVAAMQMGACDYLTKPCALGELEHHCHVAHDRAVLRRENQNLKAVMSRQRPAARLVGHSAPIASVKRMIEKVAPTDKPVLIEGESGTGKEVVARLIQKHSHVAERPFVTINCAALPEQLVESELFGHLKGSFTGATADKPGLFEIADGGTLFIDEIGELPPSLQPKLLRVLEDGSMRRIGCHKERVVNVRVIAATNRDLEDEVEQGRFRRDLYYRINVLSLRLPPLRDRVGDIDVLIDHLLPDDWHVDVLARQAMNAYHWPGNIRQLINVLERAMILANGQEITLDDLTHDVADCTGDAECQVVTATPRSILDQAGMQEGRTPLTIDELTKTHVLDVLSACNGNKAKTARMLGIHRRKLYRLLHRYEGDAVPATDDVVQ from the coding sequence ATGAAGCTGCTGCTGGTCGACCACGACGATGACTTTCGCCAAGGCTGTGCACGTTGGATGCAGCACAAGGGACATCGCGTAACTCAGGCCACGTGTGGTGTCGAAGCGCTGCAGTTGTGCGAACGCCACGGATACGACGTGGTCGTGATCGACATCGATATGCCGGGTGTGACCGGGTTGGAGTTCCTGCAACGGGTCCGGCAAGACGATCTGGATTTGGAAGTCGTCATCTTGACGGGCCAGGGATCGATTTCGTCTGCCGTGGCGGCGATGCAAATGGGGGCCTGTGATTATCTGACCAAGCCCTGTGCGTTAGGTGAATTGGAACACCACTGCCATGTTGCCCACGACCGAGCTGTTTTGCGACGCGAAAACCAGAACTTGAAAGCCGTGATGTCACGACAACGACCGGCGGCGCGTTTGGTCGGCCATTCGGCCCCGATCGCCTCAGTGAAACGGATGATTGAAAAGGTCGCTCCAACCGATAAACCGGTGCTGATCGAAGGTGAAAGTGGCACCGGCAAGGAAGTCGTCGCCCGCTTGATTCAAAAGCACAGTCACGTCGCCGAACGGCCGTTCGTCACCATCAACTGCGCCGCCCTTCCCGAACAGTTGGTCGAAAGCGAATTGTTCGGTCACTTGAAGGGATCGTTTACCGGTGCGACAGCCGATAAGCCTGGCCTGTTTGAAATCGCCGACGGCGGGACGCTGTTCATCGATGAAATCGGCGAATTGCCGCCATCGTTGCAACCCAAGCTGTTGCGTGTCTTGGAAGACGGTTCGATGCGGCGGATCGGTTGCCATAAAGAACGCGTCGTCAATGTCCGCGTGATTGCCGCCACCAATCGTGATTTGGAAGACGAAGTCGAACAGGGACGATTCCGGCGTGATCTTTATTATCGAATCAACGTGTTGTCGCTGCGATTGCCACCGCTGCGTGATCGCGTCGGCGATATCGATGTGTTGATCGATCATCTGTTGCCCGATGACTGGCACGTCGACGTCTTGGCCCGACAAGCCATGAACGCCTATCACTGGCCGGGTAACATTCGGCAACTGATCAACGTGTTGGAACGGGCGATGATCCTGGCCAACGGGCAAGAAATCACGCTGGATGATCTGACCCACGATGTCGCCGACTGTACCGGTGACGCCGAATGCCAAGTCGTTACGGCCACCCCACGTTCAATCCTGGACCAAGCCGGCATGCAAGAAGGTCGAACGCCGCTGACGATCGATGAACTGACCAAGACGCATGTGTTGGACGTGCTGTCGGCGTGCAACGGCAACAAGGCGAAAACGGCACGCATGCTGGGCATCCACCGACGAAAACTGTATCGCTTGTTGCACCGTTATGAAGGCGATGCCGTTCCGGCAACCGATGACGTTGTTCAGTGA
- a CDS encoding methyltransferase family protein — MNPPLDPSEVIKTARAGWVLVTAQMVLAAALVLSSRWSPPDAWMLILMVPGIVVAITAWLAIGLRRLRIHPTPGQQTVLTMAGPYRWVRHPMYAGLLLFTLAQLPFDWQPWRFVSWVCLLGVLWSKSSIEENALMQRFETYRDYRSRTGRFLPRIIPATGSAFRR; from the coding sequence GTGAATCCGCCGCTGGATCCGTCTGAAGTCATCAAGACGGCTCGTGCGGGATGGGTGTTGGTCACCGCCCAGATGGTCTTGGCTGCGGCGTTGGTTCTGTCATCACGGTGGTCACCACCGGACGCGTGGATGTTGATTTTGATGGTGCCAGGAATCGTCGTCGCCATCACTGCTTGGCTGGCGATTGGACTTCGGCGTCTTCGGATTCACCCCACGCCCGGGCAACAGACGGTTTTAACGATGGCTGGGCCTTATCGTTGGGTACGGCATCCGATGTATGCCGGTTTGCTGTTGTTCACGCTGGCACAACTGCCATTTGATTGGCAGCCCTGGCGATTCGTGTCGTGGGTGTGTTTGCTGGGCGTCCTCTGGAGCAAGTCGTCGATCGAAGAAAATGCTCTGATGCAACGATTTGAAACCTATCGCGACTATCGGTCACGCACCGGGCGTTTCTTGCCAAGGATAATTCCAGCGACGGGTTCGGCATTCAGACGCTGA
- a CDS encoding bifunctional aminoglycoside phosphotransferase/ATP-binding protein → MPDIANSNSSLPLRGHQPLQRALRDPSAFPDHADGPVEVHETHISWVFLVGSHAYKVKKPIRTDFLDYTTLAKRKFFCEEELRLNRRFAPQLYLDVVPIRRHGTSLRVETPHRASTANRGDPTVGEVVDYAVRMVRFPDNSLLNAQLARGLVHDATVQALAKVIAQFHRSAQRVTAEFAGSPPNQVLSTFERNLDALAEVPHDRAQQNLDALVSWMHRFVDLHGDVFAERFRQGFVRECHGDLHLANLIHWRGQLTPFDGIEFCKAFRCIDVLCDAAFVAMDFAARGRMDFCRAFANDYLDRTGDHESLHLLRWYLIDRALVRAKVAWIRSRQQRVTDSERHEALNDCVNHIDLAEQFSRPTDRRLWITHGFSGSGKSTLSRNVVKRCGAIRIRSDVERKRHFGLQAEDRPSDEVARRMYSAQGDRITYNALFQLAETILNHGDSVVVDATFLRRACRMRFLELAERTGAHFGILDCQVDDESLRQRLQRRSAHSSSGASDADLSVLDHQQRHHDPLDESELYHVVQVPDDRRSGCAECLTG, encoded by the coding sequence ATGCCCGATATCGCTAATAGCAACTCGTCTCTGCCCCTGCGCGGTCACCAGCCCTTGCAGCGTGCACTTCGCGACCCGTCGGCTTTTCCAGACCACGCCGACGGGCCGGTGGAGGTTCACGAGACCCATATTTCTTGGGTCTTCCTGGTCGGCAGCCATGCCTACAAAGTCAAGAAACCGATACGCACCGATTTCTTGGACTACACAACGCTGGCCAAGCGAAAGTTTTTCTGCGAGGAAGAACTACGGCTGAACCGTCGCTTCGCCCCGCAACTGTATCTGGATGTCGTACCCATCCGACGCCACGGAACGTCCCTACGGGTGGAAACTCCGCACCGGGCGTCCACCGCGAACCGAGGCGATCCCACCGTCGGTGAAGTCGTTGATTATGCCGTTCGCATGGTCCGTTTTCCCGACAATTCACTTCTGAATGCGCAACTTGCCCGCGGTTTGGTTCACGATGCGACGGTACAAGCACTGGCCAAGGTGATCGCCCAGTTTCACCGGTCCGCCCAACGGGTAACCGCCGAATTTGCCGGCAGCCCGCCGAATCAGGTCTTGTCGACTTTTGAACGAAACTTGGATGCACTGGCGGAAGTCCCGCACGACAGGGCACAACAGAATCTGGACGCTCTGGTATCGTGGATGCACCGCTTCGTTGATTTGCACGGGGATGTCTTTGCGGAACGATTCCGTCAGGGCTTCGTGCGTGAATGTCACGGCGATTTACACTTGGCCAACTTGATTCACTGGCGTGGACAACTGACGCCGTTTGACGGCATCGAATTCTGCAAAGCGTTTCGCTGCATCGATGTGTTGTGTGACGCCGCATTTGTGGCCATGGATTTCGCCGCACGCGGGCGAATGGACTTCTGTCGCGCGTTTGCTAACGATTATCTGGACCGCACCGGCGATCATGAATCGCTGCACCTGTTGCGCTGGTACTTGATTGACCGGGCGTTGGTACGAGCAAAAGTCGCCTGGATCCGCAGTCGCCAACAACGGGTCACCGACAGCGAGAGACACGAGGCGCTGAACGACTGTGTGAATCACATCGACTTGGCCGAACAGTTTTCTCGTCCCACCGACCGTCGGCTTTGGATCACCCACGGTTTCAGCGGCAGCGGCAAGTCGACGCTCAGCCGTAACGTCGTCAAGCGGTGTGGCGCGATTCGAATTCGCAGCGACGTGGAACGAAAACGGCACTTTGGATTGCAAGCCGAAGACCGACCGTCCGACGAAGTCGCCCGTCGCATGTATAGCGCTCAGGGTGATCGCATCACCTACAATGCACTATTCCAATTGGCGGAAACCATCTTGAATCATGGAGATTCGGTGGTCGTCGATGCCACGTTCCTGCGACGAGCGTGCCGAATGCGATTCCTGGAATTGGCTGAACGCACCGGTGCGCACTTCGGCATCCTGGACTGCCAAGTGGACGATGAAAGTTTACGGCAACGTTTGCAACGCCGATCAGCGCATTCATCGTCGGGCGCATCCGATGCGGACCTGTCGGTGTTGGATCATCAACAGCGTCATCACGACCCATTGGACGAATCGGAACTGTACCACGTGGTTCAAGTTCCCGATGACCGACGATCGGGCTGTGCAGAATGCCTTACCGGCTGA
- a CDS encoding universal stress protein codes for MKRIVIATDGSANAEEAAWLLSHLPHRDRLEITIATVIHPPSYSYRAQPVESWLEDLLKRERDAAEQSAARIRDMFEGANVSIDHVAPRGSAGPEIVRIAEQTNADLVVIGARGHSTVSRIMLGSTSDYVATHAPCSVLVVRPTGLAKQPRQVRITVGYEDSGPACAAIEELRDTHWGKAADVSLVSVVPYWPGMYGELEPDPELSGRATEHLTELASELAPHVAKASCHVIEGQHIGEALVRFAEDERSDLVVAGETPRGLLGRLLMGSVSRYVLRHAPCSVWITRNRMIEGLKSSSSNSE; via the coding sequence ATGAAGCGCATCGTGATCGCCACCGACGGATCGGCCAACGCCGAAGAAGCGGCCTGGCTGCTGTCGCATCTGCCCCACCGTGACCGTTTGGAAATCACGATTGCCACCGTGATTCATCCGCCAAGCTACAGCTATCGCGCCCAACCGGTCGAAAGCTGGCTGGAGGACCTGTTGAAGCGTGAACGCGACGCGGCCGAACAATCGGCGGCTCGTATTCGAGACATGTTCGAGGGCGCCAACGTATCGATCGACCATGTCGCACCGCGAGGTTCGGCGGGTCCGGAAATCGTCCGCATCGCCGAGCAAACCAATGCCGACTTGGTGGTCATCGGCGCGCGAGGCCACAGCACGGTCAGCCGAATCATGCTGGGCAGCACCAGCGATTACGTGGCCACTCATGCGCCCTGCAGCGTCCTGGTTGTCCGTCCCACGGGGCTGGCAAAGCAACCACGCCAAGTCCGCATCACGGTGGGTTACGAAGACAGCGGGCCGGCCTGCGCCGCGATCGAAGAACTGCGTGACACCCACTGGGGCAAAGCAGCCGACGTCTCGTTGGTCAGTGTGGTGCCTTACTGGCCGGGAATGTATGGCGAATTGGAACCCGATCCAGAACTTTCCGGCAGAGCGACCGAGCACCTGACCGAACTGGCGTCGGAACTGGCACCCCATGTCGCCAAAGCGTCCTGTCACGTGATCGAAGGCCAACACATCGGCGAAGCTTTGGTGCGTTTTGCCGAAGACGAGCGATCCGACCTGGTAGTCGCCGGGGAAACCCCGCGCGGTCTGTTGGGGCGTTTGCTGATGGGCAGCGTGTCACGCTATGTCTTGCGGCACGCCCCGTGCAGCGTTTGGATCACTCGCAACCGGATGATCGAAGGCTTGAAGTCATCGTCCAGCAATAGCGAATGA
- a CDS encoding ArsR/SmtB family transcription factor — translation MTTRTAKPKTGQAKAGAAKNAKPKNSGKPKGSVEMLTEAAECLKTLAHPVRLRIVQLLLHGRFTVGELAADCQIPDNVASEHLRLLQRCGFLTSQREGRRVYYQVAEPHLEQLMACIEGRFIR, via the coding sequence ATGACCACACGTACAGCCAAGCCGAAGACGGGACAAGCAAAAGCCGGCGCGGCAAAAAACGCCAAACCGAAGAACAGCGGCAAGCCCAAGGGCAGCGTCGAAATGCTGACCGAGGCGGCGGAATGCCTGAAGACTTTGGCCCATCCGGTGCGTCTGCGCATCGTCCAGTTGTTGCTGCACGGCAGATTCACCGTCGGCGAATTGGCCGCCGATTGCCAGATTCCCGACAATGTCGCAAGCGAACATTTGCGGCTGCTGCAGCGATGCGGCTTTTTGACCAGCCAACGCGAAGGCCGCCGAGTCTATTACCAAGTGGCCGAACCCCATCTGGAACAATTGATGGCGTGCATCGAAGGACGATTCATTCGCTAA
- a CDS encoding FAD-dependent oxidoreductase has protein sequence MKIVIIGGVAGGASAAARARRLSEDSEIVIIERGEAPSFANCGLPYYVGGEIQSRDKLLVAPIERLHGRYRLDVRVRSEVTKIDRANKTVDVKDLRDGTTYQESYDKLIVSTGAAPFRPDLDGIDHPRVMELRDLKDADAMHAAAIGQSGKAVVVGAGFIGIEVAENLVRRGWDVTVVELGDQILPPWDKEMVNGLHDHLRGHGVTLQLNDSADRFQDRDGGVTVHLKSGGSIDASFVVLAIGVRPESRLAADAGIECGPRGGIVTNAQMQTNDPDVYAVGDVAQVTDVVTGLPTQIPLAGPANRQGRIAADHIFGRASTFRGTQGTAVVGVFDRTAAMTGQSEKLLKRAGTPYQKIYVHPTDHAGYYPGAQGMTLKLLFDPDSGLVLGAQAVGGAGVDKRIDVIATAIQAGWTVEDLEEVELCYAPQYGHAKDPVNMAGFVASGVVRGDHPVVHVESIADAMPVEEFRIDVRTPGEFAKGHLPDAVNVPLEELRDRLDEIPRDRRVVTYCQVGLRGYMASRILMQRGFDVKNLSGGYKTWVQHHGEQVPVA, from the coding sequence ATGAAGATCGTCATCATCGGCGGTGTCGCCGGCGGCGCCTCGGCCGCCGCACGGGCACGACGCCTTAGCGAAGACAGCGAAATCGTCATCATCGAACGTGGCGAAGCACCGTCGTTTGCCAATTGCGGACTGCCATACTACGTGGGCGGCGAAATTCAATCGCGTGACAAGTTGTTGGTCGCCCCGATCGAACGTTTGCACGGACGCTACCGATTGGATGTTCGGGTTCGCAGCGAAGTCACGAAAATCGATCGTGCGAACAAGACGGTGGATGTGAAAGATCTGCGTGACGGAACGACGTATCAAGAAAGTTATGACAAGCTGATCGTTTCGACCGGCGCGGCTCCCTTCCGCCCTGACTTGGACGGCATTGATCACCCACGCGTGATGGAATTACGTGACCTCAAGGATGCCGACGCGATGCATGCCGCCGCGATCGGACAATCCGGAAAAGCGGTCGTTGTGGGGGCGGGGTTCATCGGCATCGAAGTCGCCGAAAACTTGGTCCGCCGCGGTTGGGACGTCACCGTCGTCGAACTCGGCGACCAGATATTGCCGCCCTGGGACAAGGAAATGGTCAATGGCCTGCACGATCATTTGCGCGGTCACGGTGTCACGTTGCAGTTGAACGATTCGGCCGATCGGTTCCAGGACCGCGACGGCGGCGTGACGGTCCACTTGAAATCCGGCGGATCCATTGACGCCAGTTTCGTCGTTTTGGCGATCGGCGTGCGTCCGGAAAGTCGGTTGGCGGCCGATGCCGGTATCGAATGTGGCCCCCGTGGCGGCATCGTTACCAACGCGCAAATGCAAACCAATGATCCCGATGTCTATGCCGTCGGGGATGTCGCCCAAGTGACCGACGTGGTGACCGGTTTGCCGACCCAAATTCCGTTGGCCGGCCCCGCCAATCGGCAAGGCCGAATCGCCGCCGATCACATCTTCGGTCGGGCGTCGACGTTTCGTGGAACGCAGGGAACCGCCGTCGTGGGTGTGTTCGACCGAACCGCCGCCATGACGGGGCAAAGCGAAAAGCTTCTGAAACGTGCGGGCACTCCGTATCAAAAGATCTATGTTCATCCGACTGACCATGCCGGGTACTATCCGGGCGCCCAGGGGATGACGTTGAAGTTGTTGTTCGATCCCGATTCGGGGCTGGTTTTGGGGGCTCAGGCCGTCGGCGGTGCGGGCGTCGATAAACGGATCGATGTGATCGCGACCGCCATCCAAGCCGGTTGGACGGTGGAGGATCTGGAGGAAGTTGAACTCTGTTACGCCCCCCAGTACGGGCACGCAAAGGATCCGGTCAATATGGCCGGCTTTGTCGCATCCGGCGTTGTGCGAGGGGATCACCCCGTCGTGCACGTCGAATCGATCGCCGACGCGATGCCGGTCGAAGAATTCCGGATCGATGTCCGCACACCCGGCGAATTTGCCAAGGGGCATCTGCCCGACGCGGTCAATGTTCCGCTGGAAGAACTGCGGGACCGGCTGGATGAAATCCCGCGAGATCGACGTGTCGTCACGTATTGCCAAGTCGGGCTGCGTGGCTACATGGCCAGTCGCATTTTGATGCAGCGTGGTTTCGACGTGAAGAATCTGAGCGGTGGATACAAGACATGGGTCCAGCACCACGGTGAACAAGTGCCGGTCGCCTAA
- a CDS encoding Trm112 family protein, whose protein sequence is MIDADFVAMLRCPVDGSQLELVPPDLLGQINQWIEEKRLFNTADQAVSEPIEAGLRPTGRPVIYPVRDGIPALVPDEAIRLPDEGGADLGN, encoded by the coding sequence ATGATTGATGCGGATTTCGTCGCAATGTTGCGGTGCCCCGTCGACGGCAGCCAGCTCGAATTGGTGCCCCCCGATTTGTTGGGGCAGATCAATCAATGGATCGAAGAAAAACGGCTTTTTAACACCGCCGATCAAGCCGTCAGCGAACCAATCGAGGCTGGGTTGCGACCGACCGGAAGACCGGTGATCTATCCGGTCCGCGACGGCATTCCCGCCCTGGTGCCCGATGAGGCGATTCGATTGCCCGACGAAGGTGGGGCCGACTTGGGAAACTGA
- a CDS encoding rhodanese-like domain-containing protein, producing MPDSDVPLEITVIQSQTAIKENPDVVLIDVREQDEFELARIQGAKLIPLSEFPSRIGELEPFRDRPIIVYCHHGVRSLHAVFVLRHSGFLNSSSMSGGIDLWSQQIDAEVPRY from the coding sequence TTGCCTGATTCTGATGTTCCCTTGGAAATCACCGTTATCCAATCACAAACCGCAATCAAGGAAAACCCGGACGTGGTGCTGATCGACGTCCGAGAGCAGGACGAATTTGAACTGGCACGGATTCAGGGCGCCAAACTGATTCCGCTAAGCGAGTTTCCGAGTCGAATCGGTGAACTGGAACCTTTTCGCGATCGTCCCATCATCGTTTATTGCCACCACGGGGTGCGAAGCCTGCACGCGGTGTTTGTATTGCGACATAGTGGTTTTTTGAATTCAAGCAGCATGTCCGGCGGGATCGACTTGTGGAGTCAACAAATCGATGCTGAGGTGCCACGGTACTGA